In Providencia rettgeri, the following proteins share a genomic window:
- a CDS encoding rhomboid family intramembrane serine protease — MTGDLNAAIPQKPKFSLWAIALTLFIAALNIVVYSYQLNYAAPLDSQENNLLLFGANVYQLSLTGDWWRYPVSMVLHSGGMHLALNTLALFVIGIECERTYGKFRMLAIYLFSGIGAAFFSAYWQYSEAINAVANRASMNAWNSLYLPDNTVYITVGIGASGAIMGLAAASVIDLLKRINNPSLSLEELNQLKRPLYNIIGMIALTLINGLQSGIDNAAHIGGAVLGAVISGAFVLAPQATFRAKLLSSGLIVLIAATLLAMTLSQFSSLQDEDLNYERQFIYQEMAKELNQR, encoded by the coding sequence ATGACTGGCGACCTCAATGCTGCTATTCCACAGAAACCTAAGTTTTCCCTATGGGCAATAGCTCTAACACTTTTTATTGCAGCGCTGAATATTGTTGTTTATTCTTACCAGCTCAATTATGCCGCCCCACTCGATTCCCAAGAAAATAACTTATTGTTATTTGGTGCCAATGTTTACCAACTTTCATTAACGGGGGATTGGTGGCGCTATCCAGTCAGTATGGTATTGCACTCAGGTGGTATGCACCTTGCTTTGAATACGTTGGCTTTGTTTGTTATTGGGATTGAATGCGAACGTACCTATGGAAAATTTAGGATGCTCGCGATATACCTATTTTCAGGTATTGGCGCGGCATTTTTTAGTGCTTATTGGCAATACAGTGAAGCCATTAATGCAGTAGCGAACCGAGCATCAATGAATGCGTGGAATAGTTTATATTTACCTGATAACACGGTATATATTACCGTGGGTATTGGCGCATCTGGCGCTATTATGGGGTTAGCTGCCGCTTCTGTAATTGATTTATTAAAAAGAATTAATAACCCGAGTCTCTCTCTTGAAGAACTCAACCAATTAAAACGCCCGCTATATAATATTATTGGGATGATTGCACTAACTCTCATCAATGGTTTGCAGTCAGGTATTGATAACGCTGCTCATATTGGTGGCGCTGTACTTGGTGCGGTTATTAGCGGTGCTTTTGTGCTTGCGCCACAAGCAACATTTCGGGCAAAACTGCTGTCTAGTGGCTTAATTGTACTTATAGCTGCCACCTTACTGGCCATGACACTCAGCCAGTTTTCTTCCTTACAAGACGAAGACCTAAACTATGAGCGCCAGTTTATTTACCAAGAAATGGCAAAAGAACTTAATCAGCGATAA
- a CDS encoding NAD-dependent malic enzyme, which translates to MEHEYETKRPLYIPYAGPILLEFPLLNKGSAFTEEERANFNLHGLLPEQVETIEEQVERAYRQLIDFKSDIDKHIYLRNIQDTNETLFYRLIDAHLTEVMPIIYTPTVGEACEHFSDIYRRARGLFISYPNREYIDDMLQNATKQNVKVIVVTDGERILGLGDQGIGGMGIPIGKLSLYTACGGISPAYTLPIVIDVGTNNPQRLNDPLYMGWRHPRITGDEYNEFIDEFVQAVKRRWPNVLLQFEDFAQKNAMPLLTRYRDELCCFNDDIQGTASVALGSLIAASHAAGSKLSDQRVTFLGAGSAGCGIAEQIIAQMKSEGLSDEEARSRIYMVDRFGLLTDKLPNLLDFQAKLTQNSENLASWDVNSDSISLLDVVRNAKPTILIGVSGQAGLFTEEIIKEMHKHCERPIVMPLSNPTSRVEARPEDIINWTDGKALVATGSPFSPVSYKDQVFPIAQCNNSYIFPGIGLGVIASGAKRVTDGMLMAASRALASCSPLAKNGEGALLPLLSDIQDVSRIIAKQVAKEAQVQGVATVTSDSALDEAIERNFWKPEYRTYKRTSF; encoded by the coding sequence ATGGAACATGAGTACGAAACAAAACGCCCTCTCTATATACCCTACGCTGGCCCAATTTTGCTTGAATTCCCTTTGCTGAATAAAGGAAGCGCCTTCACCGAAGAAGAGCGTGCAAATTTTAACTTGCATGGTTTACTTCCTGAACAAGTTGAAACCATCGAAGAACAAGTTGAACGTGCCTACCGTCAATTAATTGATTTTAAATCAGATATTGATAAACACATTTATTTGCGAAATATTCAAGATACCAACGAAACCTTATTTTATCGCCTTATAGATGCCCACCTGACAGAAGTAATGCCAATTATCTATACCCCAACCGTGGGTGAAGCTTGTGAGCATTTCTCTGACATTTATCGTCGTGCACGTGGTTTATTTATTTCTTATCCAAACCGTGAATATATCGACGACATGCTACAAAACGCCACCAAACAAAATGTGAAAGTGATTGTTGTTACCGATGGCGAACGTATTTTAGGCCTTGGTGACCAAGGTATCGGCGGTATGGGTATCCCAATTGGGAAACTCTCTCTCTATACCGCTTGTGGGGGTATCAGCCCTGCTTATACTTTGCCTATTGTTATTGATGTAGGAACCAACAACCCACAGCGTCTGAATGACCCTCTGTATATGGGATGGCGTCACCCACGTATTACGGGTGATGAATACAACGAGTTCATTGATGAATTTGTTCAAGCAGTAAAACGCCGTTGGCCAAACGTATTACTGCAATTTGAAGATTTCGCCCAGAAAAATGCGATGCCTTTATTAACCCGTTACCGTGATGAGCTATGCTGTTTCAATGATGATATTCAAGGCACCGCATCGGTTGCATTAGGTAGTTTAATTGCCGCCAGCCATGCCGCAGGCAGTAAGCTAAGTGACCAACGCGTGACTTTCTTAGGTGCAGGCTCAGCGGGTTGCGGTATCGCAGAACAAATTATCGCTCAAATGAAATCTGAAGGGTTAAGCGACGAAGAAGCGCGTTCACGTATTTATATGGTTGACCGCTTTGGTTTATTAACCGATAAACTGCCTAATTTACTCGATTTCCAAGCTAAGTTAACGCAAAACAGTGAGAATTTAGCCAGCTGGGATGTTAACAGTGACTCAATTTCACTGTTAGATGTCGTACGCAATGCCAAACCAACCATATTGATTGGTGTGTCTGGCCAAGCTGGGTTATTCACAGAAGAAATCATTAAAGAGATGCATAAACACTGTGAACGCCCTATCGTGATGCCGTTATCTAACCCAACGTCACGTGTTGAAGCTCGCCCTGAAGATATTATCAATTGGACTGATGGCAAAGCATTGGTCGCAACAGGCAGTCCATTTAGCCCAGTATCTTACAAAGACCAAGTGTTCCCAATTGCACAATGTAACAACTCCTATATCTTCCCGGGTATCGGTCTTGGTGTGATTGCCTCTGGTGCTAAACGCGTTACTGATGGCATGTTAATGGCTGCCAGCCGTGCGCTTGCCAGCTGTTCACCTCTTGCTAAAAATGGTGAAGGTGCGCTATTGCCTCTGCTATCTGATATCCAAGATGTTTCTCGCATTATTGCTAAACAAGTGGCCAAAGAAGCACAAGTTCAAGGTGTGGCAACGGTCACCTCTGATAGCGCATTGGATGAAGCCATTGAACGGAATTTCTGGAAGCCTGAGTACCGTACTTATAAACGGACTTCGTTTTAA
- the yeiB gene encoding DUF418 domain-containing protein YeiB, translating to MTATTPSSRIDQLDAVRGIAILGILLMNIFAFALPQTAYLNPYYTNTTSDSEAYLWGVFNVLFQGKVLAIFSILFGATLALLQSRSLRWNRCRLSVLALFGVIHGVGLWDGDILLAYALTGLLVTYLLNQYDDGFLLKIALSIYLIGLVILLMLGSSVDPSGFWQASDEQLAFEYAMHTSGGMDGVLYRASEMLKMVEMLVIQYGWQLAALMIIGALLMKNGWLQGQFSAQHYRKTAYIFILPSILVQIFSLYMQSQFNWSYFSTSIIGYIINELVIPFQSLGYIALVYGFWEKITNSKVIHGLQYVGRVALSNYILQTLICTTLFYQLGYFGQFTRFELIVLVPIIWGINILFSYYWLIFFRQGPLEWCWRKLTVKLIGR from the coding sequence ATGACAGCAACGACACCGTCAAGCCGCATTGACCAACTTGACGCTGTTCGTGGTATAGCAATTTTAGGTATTCTTTTAATGAATATTTTTGCTTTTGCTTTACCACAAACAGCGTATTTAAACCCTTATTATACCAATACAACATCCGATTCAGAGGCCTATCTCTGGGGTGTTTTCAATGTCCTTTTTCAAGGTAAAGTTCTCGCGATTTTTTCAATCCTATTTGGAGCAACACTTGCTTTATTACAGTCTCGCTCTCTTCGTTGGAACCGGTGCCGTTTATCTGTTTTAGCCCTATTCGGGGTGATCCATGGGGTTGGACTTTGGGATGGTGATATTCTGTTGGCTTATGCATTAACCGGCTTGTTGGTAACCTATTTGCTTAATCAATATGATGATGGTTTTTTATTGAAAATAGCACTATCAATCTATTTGATTGGGTTAGTTATCTTGCTCATGTTGGGGAGTAGCGTGGACCCTTCCGGTTTTTGGCAAGCCTCGGATGAGCAACTGGCATTTGAATATGCGATGCATACCTCGGGGGGAATGGATGGCGTGCTTTATCGTGCGTCAGAGATGCTAAAAATGGTTGAAATGTTGGTTATCCAATATGGCTGGCAATTAGCGGCATTGATGATTATTGGCGCACTATTAATGAAAAATGGTTGGTTGCAAGGGCAATTTAGCGCTCAACACTATCGTAAAACAGCCTACATATTTATCTTGCCATCGATATTAGTCCAAATATTTTCGCTATACATGCAAAGCCAATTTAATTGGAGTTATTTTTCAACGTCGATCATTGGTTACATTATTAATGAGCTAGTTATTCCATTCCAATCTTTAGGATATATCGCTTTGGTATATGGTTTTTGGGAAAAAATCACAAATAGCAAGGTAATCCATGGACTGCAATATGTGGGGCGGGTGGCGCTGAGTAATTATATTTTGCAAACGCTAATTTGCACCACACTGTTTTACCAATTAGGCTATTTTGGTCAATTTACACGGTTTGAATTAATTGTCTTGGTTCCCATTATTTGGGGAATAAATATATTGTTTTCTTATTATTGGTTGATATTTTTCAGGCAAGGCCCACTTGAATGGTGTTGGCGCAAATTAACAGTGAAGTTAATAGGTAGATGA
- a CDS encoding PTS transporter subunit EIIC → MANKIEHLDVLAREIEKYAGGFDNVATLTHCMTRIRLVLKDNSKFDAEALKQIEGVKGVIFNGEQQQVIVGMGTAAKVFSVMNKRMQGSTSTATESVAQAEKKAFSIRRTLNTLAAIFVPTIPALIGCGLIMGLINIVRLVAPGVVDQFPELFKLLKLIGSAVFVYLSIMIGVNTAKELGASTSIGAVMAGLLSMPGLADITLFGSKLVPGSGGIFAVLMVVVFSSKFEVWFRSIIKESLDLIVTPFVTILVSAMVAIVVFQPAGHYLNQILAQGVSVALLNSGGAAVATGGILGGSFLFLLLTGLHQGLIPIHAEILQTFGLNYLFPILAMGGMGQVGSCFWVYLKTKNQRLKKTLVGALPVGIFGVGEPLLFGVSLPLGKPFIAGCIGGAAGGALMAFFHVGIIIPFGTAGLSLIPLVGDGQILDFLIAVAGAWIVGFIASMIIGFTDPEK, encoded by the coding sequence ATGGCTAATAAGATAGAACATCTGGATGTACTCGCCAGAGAAATAGAAAAATATGCGGGCGGCTTTGATAACGTGGCAACATTAACGCATTGTATGACGCGTATCCGTTTAGTTTTAAAAGATAATAGCAAATTCGATGCTGAGGCCTTGAAGCAAATTGAAGGCGTAAAAGGCGTGATTTTCAATGGTGAACAACAACAAGTGATTGTTGGGATGGGCACGGCAGCGAAAGTCTTTTCGGTGATGAACAAACGAATGCAAGGTAGCACCTCTACGGCAACAGAGAGCGTAGCACAGGCAGAGAAAAAAGCGTTTTCAATTCGTCGTACTTTAAATACGTTAGCGGCTATATTTGTCCCAACCATTCCAGCTTTGATTGGTTGTGGTTTGATTATGGGGTTAATCAATATCGTCCGCTTGGTTGCTCCGGGTGTTGTCGACCAATTCCCTGAGTTATTTAAGTTATTAAAATTGATTGGTAGCGCAGTCTTTGTTTATCTTTCAATTATGATTGGGGTGAATACCGCGAAAGAGCTTGGTGCTTCCACCTCAATTGGTGCGGTCATGGCTGGGCTACTTTCGATGCCAGGTTTAGCGGATATCACCTTATTTGGTTCGAAATTAGTCCCAGGTAGTGGGGGGATTTTTGCGGTACTGATGGTAGTCGTTTTCTCTTCTAAATTTGAAGTGTGGTTTAGAAGTATCATTAAAGAAAGCCTAGATCTTATCGTGACGCCATTTGTGACCATTTTAGTCTCTGCGATGGTCGCAATTGTGGTGTTCCAACCTGCGGGGCATTACTTAAACCAAATTTTAGCGCAAGGCGTTTCTGTTGCGCTGTTAAACAGCGGTGGTGCCGCCGTGGCGACGGGCGGTATTTTAGGCGGCAGTTTCTTATTCTTATTATTAACGGGTTTACACCAAGGCTTGATCCCAATTCATGCTGAAATTTTACAAACCTTTGGTCTGAATTACTTGTTCCCAATTTTAGCTATGGGTGGAATGGGGCAAGTGGGTTCATGTTTCTGGGTTTATTTAAAAACCAAAAACCAACGTTTGAAGAAAACCTTAGTCGGTGCGTTACCTGTGGGTATTTTTGGTGTCGGCGAACCGTTATTATTCGGTGTGTCATTACCATTAGGAAAACCATTCATTGCAGGTTGTATTGGTGGAGCGGCTGGCGGGGCATTAATGGCATTCTTCCATGTCGGGATCATCATTCCTTTTGGTACTGCTGGGTTATCATTAATTCCATTAGTGGGTGATGGCCAAATCTTGGATTTCTTAATTGCAGTTGCGGGTGCATGGATTGTCGGGTTCATTGCCAGTATGATAATAGGCTTCACTGATCCAGAAAAATAA
- a CDS encoding MurR/RpiR family transcriptional regulator produces MSTLTVKLESLQTRGKGTEQRIATFLLDNRESLIAMNAAELAQAAGVSSASVIRFSRQMGYRGYPEFKVDYLSDEKQHKAESLYGNLSRHDDTSQIIAKTGQMFISAIEKSLDLLEPSVVDTIAQKMFQAKRIVLFGVGSSAIVASDIFHKLIRINKHALFSYDLHVQLSYSANLGPEDLAIAVTARGNTQEINSMLRAAKETGCSTVALTRFGQDEAIKLADFALPYFYDEQHSQLGIITPQVLQMITFDTLFFKYLTLADSDANEALQKGRRALIQGKS; encoded by the coding sequence ATGTCGACACTGACGGTAAAACTGGAAAGCTTGCAGACACGCGGTAAAGGCACAGAACAACGTATTGCCACATTTTTGCTGGATAACCGCGAAAGTCTTATCGCGATGAATGCAGCGGAATTGGCACAGGCGGCTGGGGTCAGTAGTGCATCTGTTATCCGCTTTTCACGCCAAATGGGGTACCGTGGCTATCCTGAATTTAAAGTTGATTATTTGTCTGATGAGAAGCAACACAAAGCAGAAAGTTTATACGGTAATCTGAGTCGTCACGATGATACCTCTCAGATTATCGCCAAAACAGGGCAAATGTTTATTTCGGCTATTGAAAAATCACTGGATTTACTTGAGCCCTCTGTCGTAGATACCATCGCGCAAAAAATGTTTCAGGCCAAACGTATCGTGCTGTTTGGTGTCGGGTCTTCAGCCATTGTTGCCAGTGATATTTTCCATAAATTAATTCGCATTAATAAACACGCACTGTTTAGTTATGATTTGCATGTTCAGCTAAGTTACTCGGCAAACTTAGGGCCGGAGGACCTTGCTATTGCAGTAACGGCGCGTGGAAACACTCAAGAAATCAATAGCATGCTTCGTGCTGCAAAAGAAACAGGTTGCTCGACAGTCGCACTGACACGTTTTGGTCAAGATGAAGCAATAAAGTTAGCGGACTTCGCTTTGCCTTATTTTTATGATGAGCAACATTCCCAATTAGGCATCATCACCCCACAAGTATTACAGATGATTACTTTCGATACATTATTTTTTAAATACCTCACGTTAGCAGATAGTGATGCAAATGAAGCATTACAAAAAGGGCGACGCGCACTGATACAAGGCAAGAGTTAA
- a CDS encoding carbohydrate-binding family 9-like protein: MKLTTLLAVSAVFVTAGVAAKEYQINHTAQLKSLDDATKSTEVWEKAEVLTDFTYPWEKEAAPKTDFRALWSDDALYFRFIADDKDIQLGDNPDKDQAVLDSDRVELFFATSPELKPYYTAEMDPKGRTFDAKANYYREVDPSWNWETLQTVGEITPNGYVLTGKIDLDEFTKLNLWQDADKQTLMCAILRGEFSAGEPKQVRKWISWIKPDSVKPDFHIPSAFGTCKFVK; this comes from the coding sequence ATGAAACTAACGACATTATTAGCCGTGAGCGCTGTATTTGTTACCGCGGGTGTGGCGGCGAAAGAGTACCAAATCAATCATACCGCTCAGTTAAAATCACTCGATGATGCGACTAAAAGTACGGAAGTTTGGGAAAAAGCAGAGGTATTAACCGATTTTACTTACCCATGGGAAAAGGAAGCAGCTCCTAAAACAGATTTTCGCGCTTTATGGAGTGATGACGCATTATATTTCCGCTTTATTGCAGACGATAAAGATATTCAGTTAGGTGATAACCCAGATAAAGACCAAGCGGTGTTAGATTCTGACCGAGTCGAACTCTTTTTTGCGACTAGCCCTGAATTAAAACCTTATTACACGGCTGAAATGGACCCGAAAGGGCGTACTTTCGATGCAAAAGCTAATTATTACCGTGAAGTTGATCCAAGTTGGAACTGGGAGACATTACAAACCGTGGGTGAAATAACGCCAAATGGTTATGTATTAACGGGAAAAATTGATTTGGATGAATTTACCAAACTCAATTTATGGCAAGACGCGGACAAGCAGACACTAATGTGTGCCATTTTGCGTGGAGAGTTCAGCGCGGGTGAACCTAAGCAAGTGCGTAAATGGATTAGCTGGATCAAACCTGATTCCGTTAAACCTGATTTTCACATCCCATCCGCCTTCGGAACCTGTAAGTTCGTAAAATAG
- the murQ gene encoding N-acetylmuramic acid 6-phosphate etherase gives MSLAENTLSDCLHNEFNQETQQFSRLDTLSMVNVINQADSTVAGAIQVVLPAIAQVVDAVAECLKQGGRLFYIGAGTSGRLAVLDSAECPPTFGTSPEMVQSIIAGGQDAMLNAVENIEDSVESAIEELKKRQLCAKDVVVGIAASGRTPFTLAGIEYANEIGALTVAITTRGRGLVSEVAKLAIAPDVGPEVLSGSTRMKSGTAQKMILGMLSTCVMGRLGRIHTNLMVDVVASNIKLLRRAERIVSEVCGIDEHTAAGLLAQVDYHPRRAILMHELQINAQQATDIVQQHPNTTLDSMLAITVK, from the coding sequence ATGTCTCTAGCCGAAAATACTCTGAGTGACTGTCTACACAATGAATTCAACCAGGAAACGCAGCAGTTTTCACGTTTGGATACGCTATCGATGGTGAACGTCATTAACCAAGCTGATAGCACGGTTGCAGGTGCCATTCAGGTTGTGCTACCTGCGATTGCTCAAGTGGTTGACGCTGTTGCTGAGTGCTTAAAGCAAGGTGGACGTTTGTTTTACATTGGCGCGGGTACTAGCGGTAGGTTAGCCGTATTAGATAGTGCAGAATGTCCACCCACATTTGGTACTTCACCTGAAATGGTGCAATCGATTATTGCGGGTGGCCAAGATGCCATGCTAAACGCGGTTGAAAATATTGAGGATTCAGTAGAGTCAGCGATTGAAGAGCTAAAAAAACGCCAACTCTGTGCCAAAGATGTCGTGGTGGGTATTGCAGCCAGCGGACGCACACCATTTACCTTAGCAGGTATTGAATATGCCAATGAAATCGGTGCGTTAACGGTGGCGATTACTACGCGAGGCCGAGGGCTAGTCAGCGAAGTAGCTAAATTGGCGATTGCCCCCGATGTTGGCCCTGAAGTGTTATCAGGTTCGACTCGCATGAAAAGCGGTACTGCGCAAAAAATGATTTTAGGCATGCTAAGTACTTGTGTGATGGGGAGATTAGGTCGTATTCATACTAATTTAATGGTTGATGTTGTTGCGAGTAATATCAAATTACTGCGCCGCGCAGAACGGATTGTAAGTGAAGTCTGCGGTATTGATGAACACACCGCAGCAGGGTTATTGGCACAAGTGGATTATCATCCACGACGCGCAATTTTAATGCATGAGCTACAAATTAATGCACAGCAAGCGACGGATATCGTTCAACAACATCCAAATACCACCTTGGATAGCATGTTAGCAATTACCGTTAAGTAA
- a CDS encoding sulfite exporter TauE/SafE family protein has translation MIVTELAIGALIGLIISTTGVGGGVIVLPILTYFFGLNALAAVATANFLSMLMKVSSSYMHFRLGNIPFKGALIVLAIMLPSTFLSSLFVTLLGGLPGYEKQVEWGINLLVAAAIIFSLYLFVQRMFFVSIIKQEAAKGDQLKSMAVPAVLAGVVLGATGVGGGVVVLPMLLRYMQLNIKQAIGTSIFVTTVLSGSSALAYAQDGYTDLKLALILCAGALIVMPLAKYLLIRLSERTFQYITLLLITCSAVMMTMNLFTF, from the coding sequence ATGATTGTAACGGAGTTAGCGATAGGTGCACTTATTGGGCTGATTATTAGCACAACGGGTGTCGGTGGTGGTGTGATTGTATTACCGATACTGACCTATTTTTTTGGGCTGAATGCATTAGCGGCAGTCGCCACGGCCAATTTCCTTTCGATGCTAATGAAGGTTTCTTCTTCTTATATGCATTTTCGCTTAGGCAATATCCCCTTTAAAGGTGCACTCATTGTATTAGCGATTATGTTGCCGAGCACCTTTCTCTCAAGTCTGTTTGTGACATTGCTGGGGGGATTACCGGGGTATGAAAAACAAGTCGAGTGGGGTATTAACCTGTTAGTGGCTGCTGCCATTATATTTTCGCTCTATTTATTTGTTCAGCGAATGTTTTTTGTTTCGATCATCAAACAAGAAGCGGCAAAAGGAGATCAGCTAAAATCCATGGCTGTGCCAGCTGTTCTAGCGGGTGTTGTACTTGGTGCAACTGGAGTTGGTGGTGGGGTGGTTGTTCTCCCAATGTTGTTGCGCTATATGCAACTGAATATTAAGCAAGCAATTGGCACATCGATTTTTGTAACAACTGTGTTGTCTGGCTCTTCTGCTTTGGCCTATGCGCAAGACGGTTATACCGATTTAAAATTGGCGCTGATACTGTGTGCGGGGGCATTGATTGTGATGCCACTGGCTAAATATTTACTGATCCGTTTATCCGAACGCACTTTCCAATACATTACATTGTTATTAATTACCTGTAGCGCAGTTATGATGACAATGAATTTATTCACTTTCTAG
- the folE gene encoding GTP cyclohydrolase I FolE, with protein MSSLSKEAELVHAALEARGLETPLRIQPKSGDERKKLIEGHMTEIMTLLNLDLTDDSLADTPRRIAKMYVDEIFSGLDYANFPKITLIENKMKVDEMVTVRDITLTSTCEHHFVTIDGKATVAYIPKDKVIGLSKINRIVQFFSQRPQVQERLTQQILVALQTLLGTTNVAVCIDAVHYCVKARGIRDATSATTTTSLGGLFKSSQNTRQEFLRAVRHL; from the coding sequence ATGTCATCTCTGAGTAAAGAGGCCGAATTAGTTCATGCCGCGCTGGAGGCTAGAGGCTTAGAAACGCCTTTACGTATCCAGCCAAAGTCAGGCGACGAACGTAAGAAACTGATTGAAGGGCACATGACAGAGATCATGACGCTGCTAAATTTGGATTTAACCGATGACAGTTTAGCTGATACCCCTCGTCGTATCGCAAAAATGTATGTTGATGAAATTTTTTCAGGACTTGATTACGCAAACTTTCCAAAAATCACTTTAATTGAAAATAAAATGAAAGTGGATGAAATGGTCACGGTGCGTGATATTACGCTCACAAGTACCTGTGAACACCATTTTGTTACGATTGATGGAAAGGCTACGGTTGCCTATATTCCAAAAGACAAAGTGATTGGTTTATCGAAAATTAATCGCATTGTGCAATTTTTCTCACAGCGCCCACAAGTGCAAGAACGCTTAACGCAACAAATTTTGGTTGCTTTGCAAACATTATTAGGAACAACAAATGTGGCAGTTTGTATAGATGCGGTGCATTATTGCGTGAAAGCACGTGGTATTCGCGACGCGACAAGTGCAACAACAACAACGTCACTTGGTGGGTTATTTAAATCAAGCCAAAATACACGGCAAGAATTTTTGCGTGCAGTTCGTCACTTATAA
- the sanA gene encoding outer membrane permeability protein SanA — protein MRKRLFFGLIILAGIAFTTIMLLDRWISWDTAPYIYEDVEKLPARDVGMVLGTSKYYASGVNNLYYTYRIKGAAEAYHSGKVKYLLLSGDNGAHNYNEPINMRKDLIKEGVPASKIVLDFAGFRTLDSVVRTKKVFDTDNFTIITQRFHCERAVFIAKHKGIDAQCLAVPTPSGMYKVRVREVFARLGALADLYILKREPKFLGEQESIPAPIKMPAGIKGYPAVSPDEVNKLK, from the coding sequence ATGAGGAAACGTCTGTTTTTTGGTCTTATTATTCTTGCAGGGATCGCATTTACGACCATAATGTTGCTTGATCGCTGGATAAGCTGGGATACCGCCCCCTATATCTATGAAGATGTAGAAAAATTGCCTGCGCGCGATGTCGGGATGGTACTTGGTACATCCAAATATTATGCCTCTGGAGTTAATAATCTCTATTATACCTATCGCATTAAAGGTGCGGCTGAGGCATACCACAGTGGAAAAGTGAAATATTTGCTCCTCAGTGGTGATAATGGGGCTCATAATTACAATGAGCCAATCAACATGCGCAAAGATTTAATTAAAGAAGGGGTTCCAGCCTCTAAAATTGTGCTCGATTTTGCTGGCTTTAGGACATTAGACTCCGTAGTACGCACGAAAAAAGTGTTTGATACCGATAATTTTACGATTATTACCCAGCGTTTTCATTGTGAACGAGCGGTCTTTATCGCCAAACATAAAGGCATTGATGCACAATGTTTAGCGGTTCCGACACCTTCTGGGATGTATAAAGTGAGAGTACGTGAAGTGTTTGCACGGCTAGGCGCTTTAGCAGATTTATATATCTTAAAACGGGAACCTAAATTTTTAGGTGAACAAGAATCAATCCCAGCCCCGATTAAAATGCCTGCTGGAATTAAAGGCTATCCGGCGGTTTCACCGGATGAAGTCAATAAATTGAAGTAG